From the Primulina tabacum isolate GXHZ01 chromosome 3, ASM2559414v2, whole genome shotgun sequence genome, one window contains:
- the LOC142539221 gene encoding uncharacterized protein LOC142539221 isoform X2, translated as MPQPEYPNHTRPEPVLGFETADGSDFPEAQHHQRGGGFESMPVIDAVPISMVAPEDVLPEPTPKVAKRRSMEEMAKRPEWLPEDWRIDLRVRTSGASTGLIDRLSGSKKSKNSSSIPLGGLNNVQANSPRRT; from the exons ATGCCGCAACCCGAATATCCTAACCACACCCGACCCGAACCGGTTCTGGGTTTCGAAACCGCTGATGGAAGCGACTTCCCGGAGGCCCAGCACCATCAAAGGGGAGGTGGCTTTGAATCGATGCCCGTCATCGACGCGGTACCTATTTCGATGGTGGCCCCGGAGGATGTTTTGCCGGAGCCGACCCCCAAGGTGGCGAAGAGGCGAAGCATGGAGGAAATGGCCAAGAGGCCCGAATGGTTGCCGGAGGACTGGAGGATTGACTTGAGAGTTCGCACCTCTGGCGCCTCTACTGGACTTATTGACAGA CTTTCTGGGAGCAAAAAATCGAAAAATTCAAGCAGCATACCGTTAGGTGGCCTGAACAACGTTCAAGCAAATTCACCTCGGAGGACATGA
- the LOC142539220 gene encoding bifunctional nitrilase/nitrile hydratase NIT4B, giving the protein MDLIPSSAVNEGPLFAEVDMGGADAFGPPTFRATVVQAATVFYDTAATLDKAERLLAEAASYGSQLVVFPEAFIGGYPRGSDFGVTIGNRTAKGKEEFRKYHAAAIDVPGPEVDRLAAMAGKYKLHLVMGVIERDGYTLYCAVLFFDSQGRYLGKHRKVMPTALERIIWGFGDGSTIPVFETPIGKIGAAICWENRMPLLRTAMYAKGVEIYCAPTADARNVWQSSMIHIALEGGCFVLSANQFCRRKDYPPPPEYVFSGVDEDLTPDSVVCAGGSVIISPSGTVLAGPNYEGEALISADLDLGEVVRAKFDFDVVGHYARPEVLSLIVKDHPMCPVSFTSASGKSETSQ; this is encoded by the exons ATGGATTTGATTCCAAGTTCAGCTGTAAATGAAGGACCACTGTTTGCAGAGGTTGACATGGGCGGTGCTGATGCTTTTGGGCCGCCTACCTTTCGCGCCACCGTGGTTCAGGCTGCCACCGTCTTCTACGACACCGCCGCCACTCTCG ATAAAGCTGAGAGGCTTCTAGCTGAAGCAGCATCATATGGATCTCAGTTAGTTGTGTTTCCGGAAGCATTTATAGGTGGCTATCCCCGTGGATCAGATTTTGGTGTTACAATTGGCAACCGTACGGCCAAGGGTAAGGAAGAGTTCCGAAAATATCATGCTGCCGCTATCGATGTTCCTG GTCCTGAAGTTGATCGTTTGGCTGCTATGGCGGGAAAATATAAACTGCATCTAGTGATGGGTGTTATTGAGAGAGACGGATATACTTTGTACTGTGCCGTTTTGTTCTTTGATTCTCAAGGTCGCTATCTAGGAAAGCATAGAAAAGTCATGCCAACAGCCCTAGagcgcataatttggggtttcGGAGATGGGTCCACAATTCCTGTTTTTGAGACTCCTATTGGAAAAATCGGTGCAGCAATTTGTTGGGAAAACAGGATGCCACTTCTAAGGACGGCTATGTATGCCAAAG GTGTTGAAATATACTGTGCACCCACAGCTGATGCAAGAAATGTGTGGCAATCATCGATGATCCACATTGCTCTGGAAGGCGGGTGTTTCGTTCTATCTGCCAACCAGTTCTGTAGAAGGAAAGATTATCCACCGCCACCTGAGTACGTGTTTTCTGGCGTGGATGAAGATCTTACACCAGATTCTGTTGTTTGTGCTGGCGGTAGCGTCATAATCTCACCATCAGGAACTGTACTGGCAGGCCCAAATTATGAAGGAGAGGCACTTATTTCTGCTGATTTAG ATCTTGGGGAGGTAGTTCGTGCAAAATTTGATTTTGATGTGGTTGGTCACTATGCTCGTCCTGAAGTCCTCAGTCTGATCGTGAAGGACCACCCCATGTGTCCAGTGTCATTCACATCAGCATCTGGGAAATCTGAAACCTCTCAATAG
- the LOC142539221 gene encoding methyl-CpG-binding domain-containing protein 6-like isoform X1, producing MPQPEYPNHTRPEPVLGFETADGSDFPEAQHHQRGGGFESMPVIDAVPISMVAPEDVLPEPTPKVAKRRSMEEMAKRPEWLPEDWRIDLRVRTSGASTGLIDRYFFDPSGRKFRSKHEVLHFLGTGKKLKRNADDVLSGSKKSKNSSSIPLGGLNNVQANSPRRT from the exons ATGCCGCAACCCGAATATCCTAACCACACCCGACCCGAACCGGTTCTGGGTTTCGAAACCGCTGATGGAAGCGACTTCCCGGAGGCCCAGCACCATCAAAGGGGAGGTGGCTTTGAATCGATGCCCGTCATCGACGCGGTACCTATTTCGATGGTGGCCCCGGAGGATGTTTTGCCGGAGCCGACCCCCAAGGTGGCGAAGAGGCGAAGCATGGAGGAAATGGCCAAGAGGCCCGAATGGTTGCCGGAGGACTGGAGGATTGACTTGAGAGTTCGCACCTCTGGCGCCTCTACTGGACTTATTGACAGA TACTTCTTTGATCCATCGGGACGCAAATTTCGTTCCAAACATGAAGTGCTCCACTTTCTGGGAACAGGAAAGAAGCTTAAGAGAAATGCCGATGATGT GCTTTCTGGGAGCAAAAAATCGAAAAATTCAAGCAGCATACCGTTAGGTGGCCTGAACAACGTTCAAGCAAATTCACCTCGGAGGACATGA